AATGccacaagagaagaaaaaaaaaagaaaaaaaaaaggaaaaagaaatgtgCATAATATCAAAAGCTGATATGCCGGGCTTCTAGCTTTAACAGTTCAGGTCAGTTCATGCGAGACGGCCACATCAGGCACTCCATTCTGCACAAGGCCACCCAATTGGAATCACAGCCGGTATAGTTAGGCTAGCAAAGCAAATTCTGTAGGCCAGGAGGGAAAGTCCAGTAGTGTAGGCAGCCTAGTCACTTCGCGTcaacctttttcttctctctacGCCTGGACCGGTAGCATTCTGTCAGCTGGCGGACACTTCATATGAAGATCGACAGTCGCTCACTAACTACCGAAGATGGTGTGGAGTAGTCGGTCAATCCCTGAAATTTAGCAGATACGAGGAAGTTTGCAAACGGCTTAGAAATCAAGAAAGTCAACTTACGTCCACCTTGGATTAGGGCTGGTCATACCGCTAAGTTGTTCAGCTCGTTCGCCGTTGAGGCCCATTAGCGGCCCACTCTCGTCGCACGACGCAGTGGTGATATGATCAACCGCGAGATATCGGATTTCTGATAATGTTTCCCGAGACTCCCATGATAGAGTCACAGTCACATCCTAGCGCGCAGCTGATATGTTGGGAAATTAGATGCAAATGCTGTCATTCGCCTTACATATCTGTCCCACAGCTTTCTAACCGCTATTGCGAAGCTCTCGTCAACGAAACAACTCACAGGTTTGCGCCGAATGTTTGAGATAAGTGTGAGAATAAAAGTTATTTTGTTCTTAATTGCTCAGTATTCATAGTTGGTTATCATGTACTATATGTACGCACATATGTACTTTTGTGCTTCCGGCCTTCAGAAATGCCAAGAAATGCGAAACCCCGGGATTTCAACATAAGGAATTCCAAGACCGTACTGAGACTGAGCTGTGCGCTAACTGCGGTACatgttctctctcctttGTAGGGGCACTGCGTGCCTTCCATCTTCAGATATGTTGAACTTCGACCTGGGATCTGCCCCGGTGTCTATTAAACCTAGCCCCACCTCGCTTATGAGAAAGATAGAATCCTTACGCGGAACGATACCGAGGAATGCCATGAGAACCGCCCCGGGTATGTGGCATGCATGCTTCGGTGCGGTGAATCGCAAACTCCGACTTTGTCGAAGGACCGAAAACGGACCAACACTTCGAAAGATGATAAACACGTCTTTTCCGAATGCTCGCGACGAATTTGTCCGAGCTTGTCCATATAGTAAAGCTAGCTACAGTTTGTCTGTTGCGACAAGAAGACATTGGAAAACCGTTGAGTTCATATGTTAGCCAAGAGCTGATATCGCAGAAAAACGAGTGTCGATATGCACTTTACTATTGTCGAAGCATCCAGGAGCAGCTTGGCAAGGTATGATTAGGCTTGGATGACGTTTTCATTCACTAACTATGGGATCGTCTCGTCTTTTGGCCTAAACCCCTTGCACACATGAGAAAATAGAATCGCAGATCATCGGGCACTGGATCTgcaaagaagcagagaatTGCTGAGCTGACATGTCACATAACAACCCCGGTCTCGACCAGATCACAACGGGAGGGAAAACCAGAGATCTGCTATAACGAGATCATGCACAGCCAGTTTGCTGGCTGAGCCGCACCTTCCAGGAGAAGTGAAATCTGTATTCTCTTAATGAGACATACCAGTAGATTGTGATCACCTTACGGGCGTTTGTGTACTGCAATGAAGAGAGCAGATTTAGCCGGCATAGCCTGTGATAGCTCCAACGCACTGTTTAGATTGAGCGATCTCCCGCCCAACCTCTCCCATTTTATCCTCATTAATCTCCTCGAACCACTCCAGAACCAAGTCAAGCGGTGAGAAGCTGCGGCCAGGAGATTTCTCTGACTTCCTCGGGATCTAACGCCTATTTCCTGATTGGAGTGGGCGCTGATATGTTATCCAGTGTATATATTCCAAATTCTTGGTCTGAGCTCCCCTGGAACTGAAAAAcaagggagaaggaaaaaagaaaatatggaACTTACTACATCAAAATCAATctttctatctatctatgGGCATACACAAGAGTCCCCTCGAATGGGGTCGTATGCAGCTCTGTTCCTAGCTGTGACCAGTACGCATAATAGGTGAGACCATGTATTGCCTCCTGAGGGTGATAACTTCCAGCCGAGCTCGCCACTGAGGATGATATAGTTCCACCTGTGGGCACCTCGCGCCCGCTTCGCACACTTCTCACTCCGCTTACAGTTGCGTATACCGAGCAGGATAATAAGCTATCCAACCACACTGTCCCTGCGACAAGCGAGTGAATCACGCGAGATTAAGCTGCCATTGAGGCGGATTTAATAGTTCTTCAAAGTTCAAACACTCATTGTCTTCAAAGGGCCTGATTCAATACTATCATGGCCGTGATATTAGCGCATGGAGCTAAAAGCCCAATCTGCTCAGGTTGACCCACTTGAGCTGGAGTATCTTCAGCTCAGCTCATACCGACAAATTCAAGCCGATGTGAAGGACACGATGTAACACAGCAAGGTGCCAAGCAGAGAGGCTActaattagaatttatacGAGCTCCACCACTAGGTTTGCCAAATCAATGCCCCTCCACATGTCCCGCAATCTTACATGTGTTTGCCTAGCTCACCTCCCAGCATTTAGGTCACAAATTTTACTGCACCTCGCCACGCTTCAGCTACATTGTAAATATTAACGACGCCCGAGAAACTTCGCTATCGGCTCCAAAACGTTTTGATCTTCCAAAATATCCACATCCACAGTAAATCGTTCACCATGGGCCTTACAATCCACACCGTCGGAACCTCCACCCTCCACCGTCAGGCCGAACGCGCCGTCATTTACCTCGACGTTTCCAGCGACGGAAGTGACCAGTCTACAGTATCTCAAGACGTGACTCGCACCTCCAACCGCCTTCAATCCCTCCTGAAAGAAATCGCGCCGAAGCAGGACTCCGGAGACCCCACCCCCGAAGCTCCCGTTACATTCTGGAGCATGAGCTCCATTAGCACCGGCAGTTATCTGCCTTGGGATCACGACAAGCAGGAACACAGAGCACGAGTCTACACCGCCCGGACCAACTTCGAGGTCAAATTCCGGGACTTCAGCAAACTGGGCGAGTTCGTGTCGGACGTGGCGAAGGACCCTCTTGTTTCGGTGCGGGACGTCGACTGGCAGTTGACGGATGATACAAAGCAGCAGCTGGGACAGGAATGCAGGAAGCTAGCGGTCTGGGACGCGCTCGCCAAGGCTAAGGATTATGCTGGTGCGCTGAACATGAGTAATCTTCGACCCGTTGAGATCGATGATTCTGAGGGACACGTTTCTGCAGGGATATATGCTTCCGCTCGGAGGGCACCTGCATTTGCTGAGTCCGGGGGTGAGCAGGCGTTGAATTTTGTGCCGCAGAGTTGCGAAATTGAGTGCTCCGTGAAGATGCGCTTGGAGGTGGAGTAGGTTGTAGACGGCTATGGGTTTGATACGTGAGATGAGCTATTTGGCAGATGATACCACTGAATCATTGTATGAATATAATTGTTATGAGTAGAGACAATCAGGAATCCAGTTACCAGACTTAGAGACATGATTGGACAGCAGCTCTCGGGGAAGGCTGTATGAGATACGACTAGGAAGCAGGaggtcaaaaagaaaaagaaatgctcCCACGCGGAT
This window of the Aspergillus flavus chromosome 8, complete sequence genome carries:
- a CDS encoding uncharacterized protein (of unknown function-domain containing protein): MGLTIHTVGTSTLHRQAERAVIYLDVSSDGSDQSTVSQDVTRTSNRLQSLLKEIAPKQDSGDPTPEAPVTFWSMSSISTGSYLPWDHDKQEHRARVYTARTNFEVKFRDFSKLGEFVSDVAKDPLVSVRDVDWQLTDDTKQQLGQECRKLAVWDALAKAKDYAGALNMSNLRPVEIDDSEGHVSAGIYASARRAPAFAESGGEQALNFVPQSCEIECSVKMRLEVE